From the Methanococcus voltae genome, the window CTCTTTGTTCTGTTTTTAATTTGTGGATGTGGTGAGGTTTTACATCTAATTTTTCATAGATTTCATAGTATTCACATTTATTTTGGTCAGGCATTATTTCTTTGAATACATGTACAAAAAATTGATGAAGTTCCATTAGTTGTTCTTTATGCATATTTTCTCCCATATACTGGTTATTACATTAAATACACGATTAAACTACAATTATCCGAATATAACTCAATATTACATAATGTATACAAGGTACTAGTATAAGATTGTACGATTATGTTATTAGGGCATTAAGTTACGTAGGAATAAATCTAACAATCGAATAGATACAAATAAATAATAATTTCTAAATTTATAGTTTTATGCTAGTTTTAACGTTAATTATAATTTTAAATTAATTTTAAATTAATTAGAATTAAATTTGAATTAATTAGAATTAAACTTAATTTTTATATAAAACTACACTTATATGATTATATTTTTATAAGAATAAATAGTTTTTGGGACTATTTTGTCGATTATTTTTCATATGTCCGCTATTTTTCTTATTTTTGACTTATTATTCTAATATTTATTTATTTTTTAATAAGTATATTATGTCGTTAATTTTATAAATATATTAGCAATATGTCAACAATATAACTATTCCTATAATTATTTCCCTTTATCATATATAAAATAACTGCAAGAATTAATTATATGCACTCGATTGTGATTTAACAGTAAATTAAACTTTATAACGACCATATTAGTTATAATGGGTAAAAGTTTAGTAACTTTTTTGATTTTTAAATTTTTTTTTAGAATTTTTTACATTTTTGCGAAATTTTGTTAAATTACATCAAATAAATATAAATAATAAGTTTATATACATTTGATGTACTTAATATCTCATGATATTTTAAAATTATTAACTTATTATATGTATTAAAATTATTAGCTCTAGATTTATTAAAATTTACTAGGATTTCTAATTATTTAGGTGATGGCATGATATTACTTGCACTACCAAACAAAGGAAGAATTTCAAAACCAGTTAATGAAATATTAGAAAAAGCGGGTTTAAAAATAACCGTTAGAGGAAGAAGCTTATTTGCAAACACTGTTGACGACGAAATAAAAGTAATGTTTGCGAGAGCGAAAGATATTCCTGAATTTGTAGCCGATGGCGTTGCAGACGTTGGAGTTACGGGCTACGATTTAATGTTGGAAAGGGATACTGAAGATAAAATTGATACACTTCTTGATTTTAAATTTGGAAGCGCTAGATTAGTTATCGCATCCCCAGAAAATTCTGAAATAAACAGTCTTGAAGATATTAAAGACGGAATGAAAATAGCTACGGAATTCCCTTGTTTAACCAGAAAATATTTGGAGAAAAAGGGTTTAAACCTTGAAATAATCGAGTTAAGTGGTGCTACAGAAATAGCTCCATTTATTGGGATTGCCGATTTAATTTGTGACTTAACATCTACAGGTACAACCTTAAAATTAAACAGACTTAAGGAAGTTTGTGAAGTAGTTTCATCAACGACGAGACTTGTAGCAAATAAAAACGCTCTTGAAGATGAGGAAAAAGCTAGAAAAATAAGCGAATTGATGAATGCAATAAGAAGCGTTATGTATGCACAATCTAAAAGGCTTATCATGTTAAACGCGCCAAAAAGTAACGTAGAAGAAATTATAAAGGTTATTCCAGGTATGAATGGACCTACAATCTCCGAAGTAAAATCATATCAAAATACCGATGTGCCAATGGTTGCAATACAAGCTGTTGTAGAGGAAAATCAGATATTTACAATCGTTAATCAGTTGGAAAAATTAGATGGAAGAGATATTTTAGTTGTACCAATTGAAAGAATTATAAACTAAATTATTTTTCTATTTTAATATTTTATTGCTGTATTAATATTTTATTACCATTCTAATTATGATATTGTTGGATTGTTGGATTGTTGGATTATTGTACTATTCTTTTATTATGTTATTATACGTTAATAAATTAAAATGGATAGATTTATTTAAATTTAAATAGTATAACTTATATAAACGTAAAAACGTATAAAGTGTATAGAATAATGAAAATTTAAAATTTATAAAATTTATAAAATTAATATTGATACATTCGGTGGAAAAATGAGCGATGATTTGTCAATGAAATGTGGACTTGAAATTCACGTACAAGTGGATACAAATTCAAAATTATTTTGTATGTGCCCTACAAACTACAAAGATGTAGAACCAAACACGAACGTATGTCCTGTATGTATGGGTCATCCAGGTGCAAAACCAATGCCACCTAACAAAGAAGCAATCGATGTTGCAATTATGGTTGCTAAAATGTTAGGCTGTGAAATGGTTTATGATAAAGATATCTATTTCCAAAGGAAACATTACAACTACCCTGATTTACCAAGCGGATATCAAAAAACTTCCGTACCTATTGGAGTAAAAGGTAACTTCTTAGGCGTTGAAATTACAGAAGTTCACTTGGAAGAAGACCCTGGGCAATATAAACCTGATTTAGGTACTGTAGACTACAACAGGAGCGGTACTCCATTAGTAGAGATAGTTACCGAACCAGATATGAAAAGCCCTGAAGAAGCAAGGGAATTCTTAAGACAGTTAATGAGATTGTTTAGATACATTGGTCACCTTAGGGGAGAAGGTACCATGAGAGCAGATACAAACATATCCATTAATTACAACGGCGTTCAAGGTAAAAGAGTTGAAGTTAAAAACGTTAACTCAATAAAAGGTGTTTTCAAAGTATTAAAGTATGAAATCATCAGACAAAAGAACGTATTAAGAAGGGGCGGAGAAATTAAAATGGAAACAAGGGCTTTTATGGAAGCTCAGATGATTACAAAGTCCATGAGAAGCAAGGAAACCGCTGACGATTATAGGTACGTTCCTGACCCGGATATACAACCTATCGTATTAGACCATGGATGGGTTGAGATAGTTAAAGAAAGAATGCCTGAAACTCCTATCGACAAGGAAAAAAGATTTGTTGAAGAGTATGGTATTAAAGAAGATGACGCTAAAGTTTTAGTTTCAGACCTTGAACTTGCAGATGTGTTTGAAAAAGTAGTTTCACACTTTGGAGCAGATGAAAAAAGCATTGCTTTATCTGTAACATGGATTAGAAACGAATTAAAAAGAGTTCTTACGTACAATAAAGTTGATTTCGTAGATAGTGGATTAACAACCGAACAAATCGTTGAGTTAATCGAATCAATCACCAACAAAACCATTAGCCAGAAAATCGGTAAAAGAATTATCGAATTAATGGTTGAAAACAAGGGTGAAAAGTCACCGAAACAAATTATTGCGGAAGAAGGTCTTACCGTTGTGGGTGACGATAGCGAATTAGAACAATTCTGTGAAGAAGCTATTAAAAATAGTACTGTAGCGGTTGAAGATTACAAATCTGGAAACAATAAAGCTCTTAACTCAATTGTTGGGCAAGTTATGAAATTAACACGTGGTAGGGCAGAACCTGGAAAGGTTGTAAAAATATTGAAATCTAAGTTAGATTAAATTAGATTAATTATCTGCCATTACTATCAATTTTCATCTTTTTTTAAAATTTTGTGTAATTGTATAATTATATAGTTGTATAAAAATATAAATACTTCAAACACATATTATTGTCATTAATTTTGGTTTTATTTTATACAATAGAAATTTAAAAACTTATTATAATTCTGAATATATTAAACTTAAAAAATACAATATTAAAATATGTAAATAGGTAAATTAATAGATTTAGAAATTAAAATAAAAATAACAATAAAAATTAATATTAAGATTAAAAATTAATATTAAAAATGTAACACATGCGTTAATGGTGAAATTATGGAGATATCTGTTATAGGGGCTTCCGGTAAAATTGGTTCACAACTATCATTTTTATTGGCACGTGAGAAATACATTAAAAATATTAACCTTGTGGCTCGTGAAAAATCATTGAATATGCTTGAAGGCGTAAAAATGGATATCTATGATGCTTTAGCAGCTTCTGGGCGAGATGCTGAAATAAAAATTCATAGTGATACAGAAATTGAAAATTTATGTAACAGTGATATGATAATTGTAACATCCGGGGCTAAACGTAACGGCAATATGTCCCGTTTGGATTTAGCAAAGACTAACGCCAAAATTATAAAAAATTATTCAAAAGAGATTGCGAAGCACTGTGATACTAAAATATTTATGGTATCTAATCCGGTAGATGTAATGACATACAAAGCACTAATGGAAAGTGGATACGATAAAAGCAAGGTGTTTGGGTTAGGTACGCACTTGGATTCGATGCGTTTTAAGGTGGCAATCGCTAAATTTTTTGATGTCCATATAGATGATGTTAGGGCGAGGATTGTTGGTGAACATGGCGACAGTATGGTACCGTTGATAAGCTCTGCAGCTATTGGTGGTATCCCAGTGCGTAGATTACCGAATTATGAAAATTTCCCTTACTATGATATCTTAAATAGTATAAAAACACACGGGAAACGTATAAATGGGTTAAAAAACGGCTCTGAATATGGTCCTGCGTCTGCAATAGTTAATATTGTTAAATGTATGGCGAACAATGATAGGAGATTATTAACGTTATCCACATTTCTCGAAGATGAAATAGAAGGTATAGAAGGTAATGCCTGTGTAGGAGTACCAGTAAAAGTTGGTAAAAAAGGAATCGAAGAAATAATACCAATTAAAATGGAAGATTGGGAATACAACTCGTTTAAAAAATCTGTAGATGTACTTAGGGATTACTGCAAATCTGTTGCAGATATCTAATTTACAGAATATTAACTTAAAAAAGCTAAAAATCAAAAATCAAAAATCAAAAAAGTTAGAATTTATTTTTTATTTTATTTTTTATTTACTACTTTATTAATATATTATTATAGTACTATTTTACTTTATTATTTTATTACTACTTTATTATTTTATTATTTTATTATCTTAAAACGTTTGTTAATTCTTCAACAGCTTGGTCTAATAATCCATTTCTGTTTTGAACGATTTTAACAGTAGCTCCTGTTAAAACACCGTATGACATTGCCGCACATCTGTTCATAAATTGGTGTTGTTCGATTGTTGAAGCTGAATCAATGTCTCTAACTCTTGTTTCGTCGCCCATTCTTCTCATTAAGATTTCATCACCGGTTGTTTCTACAACGATTATTAAGTCAGGGTTTAATTCGTTCAATACCCATGATGGCAATCCTGGTAAGTAACCTTTAGGTGTTGATACAGTACTGTGGGTGTCTA encodes:
- the hisG gene encoding ATP phosphoribosyltransferase; the protein is MILLALPNKGRISKPVNEILEKAGLKITVRGRSLFANTVDDEIKVMFARAKDIPEFVADGVADVGVTGYDLMLERDTEDKIDTLLDFKFGSARLVIASPENSEINSLEDIKDGMKIATEFPCLTRKYLEKKGLNLEIIELSGATEIAPFIGIADLICDLTSTGTTLKLNRLKEVCEVVSSTTRLVANKNALEDEEKARKISELMNAIRSVMYAQSKRLIMLNAPKSNVEEIIKVIPGMNGPTISEVKSYQNTDVPMVAIQAVVEENQIFTIVNQLEKLDGRDILVVPIERIIN
- a CDS encoding malate dehydrogenase, which produces MEISVIGASGKIGSQLSFLLAREKYIKNINLVAREKSLNMLEGVKMDIYDALAASGRDAEIKIHSDTEIENLCNSDMIIVTSGAKRNGNMSRLDLAKTNAKIIKNYSKEIAKHCDTKIFMVSNPVDVMTYKALMESGYDKSKVFGLGTHLDSMRFKVAIAKFFDVHIDDVRARIVGEHGDSMVPLISSAAIGGIPVRRLPNYENFPYYDILNSIKTHGKRINGLKNGSEYGPASAIVNIVKCMANNDRRLLTLSTFLEDEIEGIEGNACVGVPVKVGKKGIEEIIPIKMEDWEYNSFKKSVDVLRDYCKSVADI
- the gatB gene encoding Asp-tRNA(Asn)/Glu-tRNA(Gln) amidotransferase subunit GatB codes for the protein MSDDLSMKCGLEIHVQVDTNSKLFCMCPTNYKDVEPNTNVCPVCMGHPGAKPMPPNKEAIDVAIMVAKMLGCEMVYDKDIYFQRKHYNYPDLPSGYQKTSVPIGVKGNFLGVEITEVHLEEDPGQYKPDLGTVDYNRSGTPLVEIVTEPDMKSPEEAREFLRQLMRLFRYIGHLRGEGTMRADTNISINYNGVQGKRVEVKNVNSIKGVFKVLKYEIIRQKNVLRRGGEIKMETRAFMEAQMITKSMRSKETADDYRYVPDPDIQPIVLDHGWVEIVKERMPETPIDKEKRFVEEYGIKEDDAKVLVSDLELADVFEKVVSHFGADEKSIALSVTWIRNELKRVLTYNKVDFVDSGLTTEQIVELIESITNKTISQKIGKRIIELMVENKGEKSPKQIIAEEGLTVVGDDSELEQFCEEAIKNSTVAVEDYKSGNNKALNSIVGQVMKLTRGRAEPGKVVKILKSKLD
- a CDS encoding adenylate kinase, whose product is MKNKVVVVTGVPGVGSTTSSQLAMDNLRKEGVNYKMVSFGSVMFEVAKEENLVSDRDQMRKMDPETQKRIQKMAGRKIAEMAKESPVAVDTHSTVSTPKGYLPGLPSWVLNELNPDLIIVVETTGDEILMRRMGDETRVRDIDSASTIEQHQFMNRCAAMSYGVLTGATVKIVQNRNGLLDQAVEELTNVLR